The proteins below are encoded in one region of Ricinus communis isolate WT05 ecotype wild-type chromosome 6, ASM1957865v1, whole genome shotgun sequence:
- the LOC107261059 gene encoding glycosyltransferase BC10 isoform X2 — protein sequence MTMFLSPIVYSFALLSSFFLIYLFAPQILLLDKNPSRISLHEELDDPILFKRALEPPPTPPPPTRKKISHFSTKSPSPKIAFLFLTNSDLTFYPLWERFFKRSTHLFNVYVHADPFAKVSVPNGIFKTQFIPSRKTQRGSPSLISAERRLLARAILDDPLNLYFALISQHCVPLHSFNYIYNTLFAPSIYHAFATQSRHKSFIEIISIDPNLQERYNARGENMMLPEIPFDKFRVGSQFFILAKRHALMVLQDKKLWGKFKIPCLNIDSCYPEEHYFPTLLSMKDPQGCSHYTLTNVNWTGSFDGHPYLYQAEEISPQLIYRLRQSNSSYSYLFARKFSPQCLKPLMNIADDVIFRDKK from the coding sequence ATGACCATGTTCTTGTCCCCAATAGTCTACTCCTTTGCACttctatcttctttctttcttatctATCTATTTGCTCCTCAAATCCTTCTTCTTGATAAAAACCCATCTCGAATCTCTCTCCATGAAGAACTAGACGATCCTATTCTCTTTAAAAGAGCACTTGAACCGCCGCCAACGCCGCCGCCACCCACTAGAAAGAAGATCTCTCATTTTTCAACCAAGAGTCCCAGTCCAAAAATAGCTTTCCTTTTCCTTACCAACTCTGATCTCACCTTTTATCCCCTCTGGGAACGCTTCTTTAAACGCAGTACTCATCTTTTCAATGTCTATGTTCATGCTGACCCATTTGCTAAAGTTTCAGTACCAAATGGTATTTTCAAAACACAATTCATCCCAAGCAGAAAAACCCAAAGAGGATCTCCTTCTTTAATCTCTGCTGAGCGTAGACTTCTTGCTCGAGCCATTCTTGATGACCCATTAAACCTCTACTTCGCCCTTATATCCCAACATTGCGTCCCTCTTCACTCctttaattacatatataatacCCTTTTCGCCCCCAGCATTTACCATGCTTTTGCCACTCAATCGCGCCACAAAAGCTTCATAGAAATTATCTCAATTGATCCAAACTTGCAAGAGAGATACAATGCTAGAGGCGAAAACATGATGTTACCAGAAATCCCATTTGATAAATTCAGGGTAGGAtcacaattttttattttagccaAAAGACATGCCTTGATGGTTCTTCAAGACAAGAAATTATGgggaaaatttaaaattcctTGCTTGAATATAGATTCTTGTTACCCGGAAGAGCATTATTTTCCTACTCTTTTATCAATGAAGGATCCTCAAGGTTGCAGTCATTACACACTTACAAATGTGAATTGGACTGGAAGCTTTGATGGGCATCCTTATTTGTATCAAGCAGAAGAGATCTCACCACAGCTGATTTATAGACTGAGACAGTCCAATTCTAGCTACTCTTACCTTTTTGCGAGGAAATTCTCACCGCAATGCTTAAAGCCGCTCATGAATATTGCAGATGACGTCATTTTCCGGGATAAAAAGTGA
- the LOC107261059 gene encoding glycosyltransferase BC10 isoform X1 produces MTMFLSPIVYSFALLSSFFLIYLFAPQILLLDKNPSRISLHEELDDPILFKRALEPPPTPPPPTRKKISHFSTKSPSPKIAFLFLTNSDLTFYPLWERFFKRSTHLFNVYVHADPFAKVSVPNGIFKTQFIPSRKTQRGSPSLISAERRLLARAILDDPLNLYFALISQHCVPLHSFNYIYNTLFAPSIYHAFATQSRHKSFIEIISIDPNLQERYNARGENMMLPEIPFDKFRVGSQFFILAKRHALMVLQDKKLWGKFKIPCLNIDSCYPEEHYFPTLLSMKDPQGCSHYTLTNVNWTGSFDGHPYLYQAEEISPQLIYRLRQSNSSYSYLFARKFSPQCLKPLMNIADDVIFRDKKKYQGYVDSFKKERKEKQYLTIVRMQWKVLGALGPSLH; encoded by the coding sequence ATGACCATGTTCTTGTCCCCAATAGTCTACTCCTTTGCACttctatcttctttctttcttatctATCTATTTGCTCCTCAAATCCTTCTTCTTGATAAAAACCCATCTCGAATCTCTCTCCATGAAGAACTAGACGATCCTATTCTCTTTAAAAGAGCACTTGAACCGCCGCCAACGCCGCCGCCACCCACTAGAAAGAAGATCTCTCATTTTTCAACCAAGAGTCCCAGTCCAAAAATAGCTTTCCTTTTCCTTACCAACTCTGATCTCACCTTTTATCCCCTCTGGGAACGCTTCTTTAAACGCAGTACTCATCTTTTCAATGTCTATGTTCATGCTGACCCATTTGCTAAAGTTTCAGTACCAAATGGTATTTTCAAAACACAATTCATCCCAAGCAGAAAAACCCAAAGAGGATCTCCTTCTTTAATCTCTGCTGAGCGTAGACTTCTTGCTCGAGCCATTCTTGATGACCCATTAAACCTCTACTTCGCCCTTATATCCCAACATTGCGTCCCTCTTCACTCctttaattacatatataatacCCTTTTCGCCCCCAGCATTTACCATGCTTTTGCCACTCAATCGCGCCACAAAAGCTTCATAGAAATTATCTCAATTGATCCAAACTTGCAAGAGAGATACAATGCTAGAGGCGAAAACATGATGTTACCAGAAATCCCATTTGATAAATTCAGGGTAGGAtcacaattttttattttagccaAAAGACATGCCTTGATGGTTCTTCAAGACAAGAAATTATGgggaaaatttaaaattcctTGCTTGAATATAGATTCTTGTTACCCGGAAGAGCATTATTTTCCTACTCTTTTATCAATGAAGGATCCTCAAGGTTGCAGTCATTACACACTTACAAATGTGAATTGGACTGGAAGCTTTGATGGGCATCCTTATTTGTATCAAGCAGAAGAGATCTCACCACAGCTGATTTATAGACTGAGACAGTCCAATTCTAGCTACTCTTACCTTTTTGCGAGGAAATTCTCACCGCAATGCTTAAAGCCGCTCATGAATATTGCAGATGACGTCATTTTCCGGGATAAAAA